From Streptomyces fungicidicus, one genomic window encodes:
- a CDS encoding metal-sulfur cluster assembly factor: MSETVEMKPASEEEVREALLDVVDPELGIDVVNLGLIYGVHIDDSNVATIDMTLTSAACPLTDVIEDQAKSATDGLVSELRINWVWMPPWGPDKITDDGREQLRALGFNV; this comes from the coding sequence ATGAGCGAGACCGTGGAGATGAAGCCGGCTTCCGAGGAGGAGGTCCGAGAGGCCCTGCTGGACGTCGTCGACCCCGAACTGGGCATCGACGTCGTCAACCTCGGCCTGATCTACGGCGTCCACATCGACGACTCCAATGTGGCGACCATCGACATGACCCTGACCTCCGCGGCCTGCCCGCTGACGGACGTCATCGAGGACCAGGCCAAGTCCGCCACGGACGGCCTGGTCAGCGAGCTGCGCATCAACTGGGTCTGGATGCCGCCGTGGGGCCCCGACAAGATCACGGACGACGGCCGTGAGCAGCTGCGGGCGCTGGGCTTCAACGTCTGA
- a CDS encoding cysteine desulfurase → MTQLPGLLDTEAIRKDFPILDRQVHDGHKLVYLDNAATSQKPRQVLDALSEYYERYNANVHRGVHVLAEEATALYEGARDKVAEFVNAPSRDEVIFTKNASESLNLVANMLGWADEPYRVDHETEIVITEMEHHSNIVPWQLLAQRTGAKLKWFGLTDDGRLDLSRIDEVITEKTKIVSFVLVSNILGTVNPVEAIVRRAQEVGALVCVDASQAAPHMPLDVQALQADFVAFTGHKMCGPTGIGVLWGRQELLEDLPPFLGGGEMIETVSMSSSTYAPAPHKFEAGTPPIAQAVGLGAAIDYLSAIGMDKVLAHEHAITEYAVKRLTEVPDLRIIGPATAEERGAAISFTLGDIHPHDVGQVLDEQGIAVRVGHHCARPVCLRYGIPATTRASFYLYSTPAEIDALVDGLEHVRNFFG, encoded by the coding sequence CCCGCCAGGTGCTCGACGCCCTGAGCGAGTACTACGAGCGCTACAACGCCAACGTCCATCGCGGTGTGCACGTGCTCGCCGAGGAGGCCACGGCGCTGTACGAGGGTGCGCGCGACAAGGTCGCGGAGTTCGTCAACGCGCCCTCGCGCGACGAGGTGATCTTCACCAAGAACGCCTCCGAGTCGCTCAACCTCGTGGCCAACATGCTCGGCTGGGCCGACGAGCCCTACCGGGTGGACCACGAGACCGAGATCGTCATCACGGAGATGGAGCACCACTCCAACATCGTGCCGTGGCAGCTGCTCGCGCAGCGCACCGGCGCCAAGCTGAAGTGGTTCGGGCTGACCGACGACGGCCGGCTCGACCTCTCCCGCATCGACGAGGTCATCACCGAGAAGACGAAGATCGTCTCCTTCGTGCTGGTGTCCAACATCCTGGGCACCGTCAACCCGGTCGAGGCGATCGTGCGCCGCGCCCAGGAGGTCGGCGCCCTGGTGTGCGTCGACGCCTCCCAGGCCGCGCCGCACATGCCGCTGGACGTCCAGGCCCTCCAGGCCGACTTCGTGGCCTTCACCGGTCACAAGATGTGCGGTCCGACCGGCATAGGCGTGCTGTGGGGCCGCCAGGAACTGCTGGAGGACCTGCCTCCGTTCCTCGGCGGCGGCGAGATGATCGAGACCGTGTCGATGAGCTCGTCGACGTACGCGCCGGCGCCGCACAAGTTCGAGGCGGGCACCCCGCCGATCGCCCAGGCGGTCGGTCTCGGCGCGGCCATCGACTACCTGTCGGCCATCGGCATGGACAAGGTGCTCGCCCACGAGCACGCCATCACCGAGTACGCCGTCAAGCGCCTCACCGAGGTCCCGGACCTGCGCATCATCGGCCCCGCCACGGCCGAGGAGCGCGGCGCCGCGATCTCCTTCACCCTGGGTGACATCCACCCGCACGACGTGGGTCAGGTGCTCGACGAACAGGGCATCGCCGTCCGGGTCGGCCACCACTGCGCGCGGCCGGTCTGCCTGCGGTACGGAATTCCCGCGACCACGCGAGCGTCGTTCTATCTGTACTCCACACCGGCCGAGATCGACGCACTGGTCGACGGCCTGGAGCACGTACGGAACTTCTTCGGATGA
- a CDS encoding WD40 repeat domain-containing protein: MNVDELVREALREQAAEQAAPGPGLADRVLAVRRRRRVRGLAAAAAATAAVIAVAVGLPALDSGGEDVRPSGGGVERTEVVSRAGQSPPRDLLAAGDVAMAAYYTTEKVRRGADRKIAERTYWLLDPGTGKYRKDDRWSFVAVAPGMKTAAVLERALPAGRIGLLDLASGEVERWIPVDHGVGGLAFSSDGRRLVATTYGEDPGLLVRTGDSDGSVRWDLPYTSSRNGFQVIDVASGAGTWSEVETSGDPGGPTGFVNARQDFAFSADDRLVWAGRASAGASLDFFDLDGDGAAPPGREAHRVWYVEAGLSPDGRRLAGGFAGSTRKTSSWILDPGTGEEVAEIRGQQLLAWADNDSLVAWDVGADGGEFHQRLVLVTVGSGKVVPLSGFRSPEDDTKGRWEPVFARR; encoded by the coding sequence GTGAACGTCGACGAACTCGTGCGGGAAGCGCTGCGCGAACAGGCGGCGGAACAGGCGGCGCCCGGGCCGGGCCTCGCCGACCGGGTGCTGGCGGTCCGGCGGCGGCGCCGGGTCCGCGGGCTCGCCGCCGCGGCCGCCGCGACGGCGGCCGTGATCGCGGTGGCCGTGGGGCTGCCCGCGCTGGATTCCGGCGGGGAGGACGTACGGCCCTCGGGCGGCGGAGTGGAGCGCACCGAGGTCGTCTCCCGCGCCGGACAGTCGCCGCCGCGGGATCTGCTGGCCGCGGGGGACGTGGCGATGGCCGCGTACTACACCACCGAGAAGGTACGGCGGGGCGCGGACCGGAAGATCGCCGAGCGCACCTACTGGCTGCTCGACCCGGGGACGGGGAAGTACCGGAAGGACGACCGGTGGTCGTTCGTCGCCGTGGCTCCGGGGATGAAGACGGCGGCCGTGCTGGAGCGGGCGCTGCCCGCCGGCCGTATCGGACTGCTCGACCTCGCAAGCGGGGAGGTCGAGCGGTGGATCCCGGTCGACCACGGGGTGGGGGGTCTGGCGTTCTCGTCGGACGGCCGCCGGCTCGTGGCAACGACCTACGGCGAGGATCCCGGTCTTCTGGTCAGGACCGGGGACTCGGACGGATCGGTCCGGTGGGACCTGCCCTACACCTCGTCCCGGAACGGGTTCCAGGTCATCGACGTGGCCTCGGGGGCCGGGACCTGGTCCGAGGTGGAGACGAGTGGCGATCCCGGCGGTCCGACGGGCTTCGTCAACGCCCGTCAGGACTTCGCCTTCAGCGCCGACGACCGCCTGGTCTGGGCGGGCCGGGCGTCCGCCGGGGCCTCCCTGGACTTCTTCGACCTTGACGGCGACGGCGCGGCACCGCCCGGGCGCGAGGCGCACCGTGTCTGGTACGTCGAAGCGGGTCTGTCGCCGGACGGGCGGAGGCTCGCGGGCGGCTTCGCGGGCAGCACTCGGAAGACGTCCTCCTGGATCCTCGATCCCGGCACCGGGGAGGAGGTCGCCGAGATCCGCGGTCAGCAACTGCTGGCCTGGGCCGACAACGACTCGCTCGTCGCGTGGGACGTCGGCGCCGACGGCGGCGAGTTCCACCAGCGGCTGGTGCTGGTCACCGTGGGCAGCGGGAAGGTGGTTCCGCTGAGTGGGTTCCGGTCGCCGGAGGACGACACCAAGGGGCGGTGGGAGCCGGTGTTCGCACGGCGGTGA
- a CDS encoding SigE family RNA polymerase sigma factor, translating into MDAEAQESFREFVANRSPALLRTAVLLSGGDRHAGEDLLQNALIKAAGRWHRIDEPEAYVRQILYRQQISRWRLKWRGRELSVAEPPETAPDRGAASADAELRLLMRGALARLTARQRTMLVLRYFEDLPEAEVAGILGCSVGTVRSTTHRSLARLRVLAPELRSLGPSETERRPSGDHSPLEVRS; encoded by the coding sequence ATGGATGCCGAAGCGCAGGAGAGTTTCCGGGAGTTCGTGGCGAACCGGTCGCCCGCGCTGCTGCGAACCGCGGTCCTGCTGAGCGGCGGCGACCGGCACGCGGGTGAGGACCTGCTGCAGAACGCGCTGATCAAGGCGGCGGGCCGCTGGCACCGCATCGACGAACCCGAGGCCTACGTACGGCAGATCCTCTACCGGCAGCAGATCAGCCGCTGGCGGCTGAAGTGGCGCGGGCGTGAACTCAGCGTCGCCGAGCCGCCGGAGACCGCTCCGGACCGGGGCGCCGCCTCGGCCGACGCCGAGCTGCGCCTGCTGATGCGCGGTGCGCTGGCCCGGCTGACCGCCCGCCAGCGGACCATGCTGGTGCTGCGCTACTTCGAGGACCTGCCCGAGGCCGAAGTGGCCGGCATCCTCGGCTGCTCGGTCGGCACCGTGCGGTCCACCACCCACCGTTCCCTGGCCCGGCTGCGCGTCCTCGCGCCCGAACTGCGCTCCCTCGGCCCGTCCGAGACGGAGCGAAGGCCGTCCGGTGACCACTCGCCCCTGGAGGTGCGGTCGTGA
- the dapD gene encoding 2,3,4,5-tetrahydropyridine-2,6-dicarboxylate N-succinyltransferase, producing MTDTTAHTTSGAVAAGLATVAADGTVLDTWFPAPVLADEPGPSGTELLSAERAAELLGAGATAAVGPDARRGVEVVAVRTVISSLAEKPVDAHDVYLRLHLLSHRLVRPHGQNLDGIFGFLANVAWTSLGPVAVDDIEKVRLNARAEGLHLAVTSVDKFPRMTDYVAPKGVRIADADRVRLGAHLAEGTTVMHEGFVNFNAGTLGTSMVEGRISAGVVIGDGSDIGGGASTMGTLSGGGNVRISVGERCLIGAEAGVGIALGDECVVEAGLYVTAGTRVTMPDGQVVKARELSGASHILFRRNSVTGTVEARPNNAVWGGLNEVLHSHN from the coding sequence ATGACCGACACGACTGCTCACACCACCTCCGGGGCGGTGGCCGCCGGCCTCGCCACCGTCGCCGCCGACGGCACCGTCCTCGACACCTGGTTCCCCGCCCCCGTCCTGGCCGACGAGCCGGGCCCGTCCGGCACCGAGCTGCTCTCCGCCGAGCGGGCCGCGGAACTGCTGGGCGCCGGCGCCACCGCCGCGGTCGGTCCTGACGCCCGCCGGGGCGTCGAGGTGGTCGCGGTCCGTACGGTCATCTCCTCGCTCGCCGAGAAGCCGGTCGACGCGCACGACGTCTACCTGCGTCTCCACCTGCTCTCCCACCGCCTGGTCCGGCCGCACGGCCAGAACCTGGACGGCATCTTCGGCTTCCTCGCCAACGTCGCCTGGACCTCCCTCGGCCCGGTCGCCGTCGACGACATCGAGAAGGTGCGGCTCAACGCCCGCGCCGAGGGCCTGCACCTGGCCGTCACCTCCGTCGACAAGTTCCCCCGTATGACGGACTACGTCGCCCCCAAGGGCGTCCGCATCGCCGACGCCGACCGGGTGCGGCTCGGCGCGCACCTCGCCGAGGGCACCACCGTCATGCACGAGGGCTTCGTCAACTTCAACGCCGGCACGCTCGGCACGTCCATGGTCGAGGGCCGCATCTCGGCCGGTGTCGTGATCGGCGACGGCTCCGACATCGGCGGCGGCGCCTCCACCATGGGCACCCTGTCCGGCGGCGGCAACGTGCGCATCTCCGTCGGTGAGCGGTGCCTGATCGGAGCCGAGGCGGGCGTCGGCATCGCCCTCGGCGACGAGTGCGTGGTCGAGGCGGGCCTGTACGTCACCGCCGGTACCCGCGTGACCATGCCCGACGGGCAGGTCGTCAAGGCCCGCGAGCTGTCCGGGGCCTCCCACATCCTGTTCCGCCGCAACTCCGTCACCGGCACGGTGGAGGCGCGTCCCAACAACGCGGTCTGGGGCGGACTGAACGAGGTGCTGCACAGCCACAACTGA
- a CDS encoding DMT family transporter — protein MGYALLAGAIAAEVVGTTAMKYSEGFTRLWPSVITAVGYLVAFALLAQTLKTMSVGTAYAIWSGAGTAAIAAIGMMFMGEGLTAAKAVGIALIIVGVVVLNLGGAH, from the coding sequence ATGGGGTACGCACTGCTCGCCGGAGCCATCGCAGCGGAAGTGGTCGGGACGACCGCCATGAAGTACAGCGAGGGGTTCACCCGGCTGTGGCCCTCGGTGATCACCGCCGTCGGATACCTGGTGGCGTTCGCGCTGCTCGCCCAGACGCTGAAGACCATGTCGGTCGGGACGGCGTACGCCATCTGGTCCGGTGCGGGGACGGCGGCGATCGCGGCGATCGGGATGATGTTCATGGGCGAGGGGCTCACCGCAGCCAAGGCCGTCGGCATCGCGCTGATCATCGTCGGGGTCGTGGTGCTCAATCTGGGCGGGGCGCACTGA
- the sufU gene encoding Fe-S cluster assembly sulfur transfer protein SufU yields the protein MKLDSMYQEVILDHYKNPHGRGLRDGDAEVHHVNPTCGDEITLRVKYDGTTISDVSYEGQGCSISQASASVLNDLLVGKDLAQAQRIQETFLELMQSKGRIEPDDAMEEVLEDAVAFAGVSKYPARVKCALLSWMAWKDATAQALGADAERTTA from the coding sequence GTGAAGCTGGACTCCATGTACCAGGAAGTCATCCTGGACCACTACAAGAACCCGCACGGGCGGGGTCTTCGGGATGGCGACGCCGAGGTGCACCACGTCAACCCGACGTGCGGTGACGAGATCACGCTGCGCGTGAAGTACGACGGCACGACGATCAGCGACGTCAGCTACGAGGGGCAGGGCTGTTCCATCAGCCAGGCGTCCGCCTCGGTGCTGAACGACCTGCTGGTCGGCAAGGACCTCGCCCAGGCGCAGCGGATCCAGGAGACCTTCCTGGAGCTGATGCAGTCCAAGGGGAGGATCGAGCCCGACGACGCGATGGAGGAGGTGCTGGAGGACGCGGTCGCGTTCGCCGGTGTCTCCAAGTACCCCGCCCGGGTCAAGTGCGCCCTCCTGAGCTGGATGGCGTGGAAGGACGCGACGGCCCAGGCGCTGGGCGCCGACGCCGAAAGGACAACGGCATGA